One Neisseria sicca genomic region harbors:
- a CDS encoding complex I 51 kDa subunit family protein, producing the protein MNQANQNLLHPSRQVGVDLAAWRKVGGGEGLLAALADPQSIVSKLQDANLCGMGGAGFPTWRKWEAAVAAQSKHGDKYVVCNANEDEPGTFKDRVLLAKTPHQVIEGVLIAAVACRANKAIMYVNPHQTESVASIVPAIEQWKKSDLFIRIENYLGKPLDLKLVETSGRYIGGEETAVISWLEGGFPFPRRKPPFPAESGVAGEPTLINNTETFANIPQILAKGAEWYKSLGLGDAAGTKLYSLSGDVLNPGLYELPMGTTLQSLIFDHGGGMLEGRTFKAVFTGGPSNTLLTAKDLDVPLDFVSVRERKSSLGTGAMIVISEGTSVVRKVSEYVEFFASNSCGQCPPCKGGTFQLSRLLNRVDTGIGTSDDLRALQSLCQLLPRSGRCGLIDGAVTVLQSSLRTFPEEYGLPAEQD; encoded by the coding sequence ATGAACCAAGCCAATCAAAACTTACTGCACCCGTCCCGCCAAGTCGGCGTGGATTTGGCCGCGTGGCGCAAAGTCGGCGGCGGCGAAGGCCTGCTGGCAGCGCTTGCCGATCCTCAAAGCATCGTTTCCAAGCTGCAAGACGCCAATCTCTGCGGCATGGGCGGCGCAGGTTTCCCGACCTGGCGCAAATGGGAGGCGGCCGTCGCAGCCCAAAGCAAACACGGCGACAAATACGTCGTCTGTAACGCCAACGAAGACGAACCGGGTACGTTTAAAGACCGCGTATTGCTGGCGAAAACGCCGCACCAAGTCATCGAGGGCGTACTGATTGCCGCCGTCGCCTGCCGCGCCAACAAAGCGATTATGTATGTCAACCCGCACCAGACCGAATCCGTCGCCTCCATCGTGCCCGCCATCGAGCAGTGGAAAAAAAGCGATTTGTTCATCCGCATCGAAAACTATCTGGGCAAACCTTTAGACCTGAAATTGGTCGAAACTTCAGGCCGCTACATCGGCGGCGAAGAAACCGCCGTGATTTCATGGTTGGAAGGCGGTTTCCCGTTCCCGCGCCGCAAGCCGCCGTTCCCTGCCGAAAGCGGCGTAGCAGGCGAACCGACCTTAATCAACAACACCGAAACCTTCGCCAACATCCCGCAAATCCTTGCCAAAGGCGCGGAATGGTACAAATCGCTGGGTTTGGGCGATGCCGCAGGCACGAAACTCTATTCGCTTTCCGGCGACGTATTGAATCCGGGCCTGTACGAACTGCCGATGGGCACGACCCTGCAATCGCTGATTTTCGACCACGGCGGCGGTATGCTCGAAGGGCGCACGTTTAAAGCCGTCTTCACCGGCGGCCCGTCAAACACGCTTCTGACCGCGAAAGATTTGGACGTGCCTTTGGACTTCGTGTCCGTGCGCGAACGCAAATCCAGCCTCGGTACGGGCGCGATGATTGTGATTTCCGAAGGCACCAGCGTGGTGCGTAAAGTGTCCGAGTATGTGGAATTTTTTGCGTCCAACTCATGCGGACAATGCCCGCCGTGCAAAGGCGGCACTTTCCAACTCTCGCGCCTGCTCAACCGTGTGGATACCGGCATCGGCACTTCAGACGACCTCCGCGCCCTGCAAAGCCTGTGCCAACTGCTGCCACGAAGCGGCCGCTGCGGTCTGATTGACGGCGCGGTTACCGTGTTGCAAAGCTCGCTGCGTACCTTCCCCGAAGAGTACGGCCTGCCGGCAGAGCAGGATTAA
- a CDS encoding FAD-binding protein, whose translation MANEIQGIDYETALANLRASSLELRGDLPEKNELLSQFHPDYQANARVKLPIGPNTGDYCHPDLAKLLISHPLIDDYDLSGAEHLNTDVLVIGGGGAGAAAALSATEAGARVIMANKLRIGDSNTVMAEGGIQAAVGAEDSLQQHFDDTIKGGHNAGKKELVAQMVTDAPSAIRWLIGLGMTFDLAKGADSNGMLSRKRAGGTTVPRILSYRDFTGLEMMRVLREAVELDENITQLNRHPAIELLSDEHGRCVGAILYDLEKRSLVLVHTKAVVLATGGSGRLHLQGFATSNHYGATADGLVMAYRIGAKLRDIDSFQYHPTGVAHPPHLAGALISEAVRSAGTKLVNGLGERFVDELQPRDVVAAAILRECREGRGVVRDGQVGVFLDTPRLIENDPDVLNRLVTLGHVAHKCGIDPAVEPVMIHPTLHYQNGGVEINGDGATCVEGLYCAGEVTGGIHGRNRLMGNALLDIISFGRRAGKAAAGCGLPLKKVRGGVGHVHDLQREMTRAGLTSDIKAPVLYPDYGKFDLREHAGLQEQQS comes from the coding sequence ATGGCGAACGAAATCCAAGGCATAGACTACGAAACCGCCCTTGCCAACCTGCGTGCTTCCTCATTGGAACTGCGCGGCGACCTGCCGGAAAAAAACGAATTGTTGAGCCAGTTTCACCCCGACTATCAGGCAAATGCGCGCGTCAAACTGCCCATCGGCCCGAACACGGGCGATTACTGCCATCCTGATTTGGCGAAACTGCTGATCAGCCATCCCCTGATTGACGACTATGATTTGTCGGGCGCGGAACATTTGAACACCGACGTACTGGTTATCGGCGGCGGCGGTGCGGGCGCAGCAGCGGCATTGTCTGCAACCGAAGCAGGCGCGCGCGTGATTATGGCGAACAAGCTGCGTATCGGCGACAGCAATACCGTGATGGCCGAAGGCGGCATTCAGGCGGCGGTCGGCGCGGAAGACAGCTTGCAGCAACACTTTGACGACACCATCAAAGGCGGCCACAACGCAGGCAAAAAAGAATTGGTGGCACAAATGGTTACTGACGCGCCGTCCGCCATCCGCTGGCTGATCGGCTTGGGCATGACTTTCGACCTTGCCAAAGGTGCGGACAGCAACGGCATGTTGAGCCGCAAACGTGCGGGCGGTACGACTGTGCCGCGCATCCTGAGCTACCGCGACTTTACCGGCCTTGAAATGATGCGAGTACTGCGCGAGGCGGTCGAACTCGACGAAAACATTACCCAGCTCAACCGCCACCCCGCCATCGAATTATTGTCGGACGAACACGGCCGCTGCGTCGGCGCGATTTTGTACGATTTGGAAAAACGCTCCTTGGTATTGGTTCACACCAAAGCCGTGGTCTTGGCAACCGGCGGCAGCGGACGGCTGCATTTGCAGGGTTTCGCCACTTCCAACCACTACGGCGCAACCGCCGACGGTCTGGTGATGGCATACCGCATCGGCGCAAAACTGCGCGACATCGATTCCTTCCAATACCATCCGACCGGCGTCGCCCATCCGCCGCACTTGGCAGGCGCGCTGATTTCCGAAGCCGTGCGTTCCGCAGGCACCAAACTGGTCAACGGTTTGGGCGAGCGTTTCGTTGACGAATTACAGCCGCGCGACGTCGTTGCCGCCGCCATTTTGCGCGAGTGCCGCGAAGGCCGCGGCGTGGTGCGCGACGGACAGGTCGGCGTGTTCCTCGACACCCCGCGCCTGATTGAAAACGATCCTGACGTGTTGAACCGTTTGGTTACGCTCGGCCACGTTGCCCACAAATGCGGCATCGACCCCGCTGTTGAGCCTGTAATGATTCATCCGACCCTGCACTACCAAAACGGCGGCGTCGAAATCAACGGCGACGGCGCGACCTGCGTGGAAGGCCTCTATTGCGCCGGCGAAGTAACCGGCGGCATCCACGGCCGCAACCGCCTGATGGGCAACGCGCTTTTGGACATCATCAGCTTCGGCCGCCGCGCGGGTAAAGCAGCCGCCGGTTGCGGCCTACCGCTGAAAAAAGTGCGCGGCGGTGTCGGACACGTCCACGATCTGCAACGCGAAATGACCCGCGCCGGTCTGACCAGCGACATCAAAGCCCCCGTTTTATATCCCGACTACGGCAAATTCGATTTGCGCGAACACGCCGGTTTGCAGGAGCAACAATCATGA